From a single Thioalbus denitrificans genomic region:
- a CDS encoding esterase/lipase family protein gives MGPPLLRSLLLLLILLAAPGVRAEALVLLPGYLEDGGAWRESGVTAELAAAGWRDGGNLLPARGGVRIAGGERMGNRRFYTVSLPTEAPLLTQLQALEPLLAWVRAQHRDETLALAGHSAGGVLGRLYLVRHPEAGIDALVTIASPHLGTDTAELGLLAGQTPLAWLAPFVGGETLNRSQGLYYDLSGTRPGGFLDWLNHQPHPEALYVSIVRRQDGLLGIGDVVVPPRSQDMNQVPALHGRARTWTVDGLHTLERADGRRILEALALLWRT, from the coding sequence ATGGGCCCGCCCCTGCTCCGCTCACTGCTGCTCCTCCTGATCCTGCTGGCCGCCCCGGGCGTCCGGGCCGAGGCCCTGGTCCTGCTGCCCGGCTACCTGGAGGACGGCGGCGCCTGGCGCGAGAGCGGGGTGACGGCGGAACTGGCCGCGGCGGGCTGGCGCGATGGCGGCAATCTGCTCCCCGCCCGGGGCGGCGTGCGCATCGCCGGGGGCGAGCGGATGGGCAACCGGCGCTTCTATACCGTGAGCCTGCCCACCGAGGCGCCCCTGCTGACCCAGCTGCAGGCGCTGGAACCGCTGCTGGCCTGGGTGCGCGCGCAGCACCGGGACGAGACCCTGGCCCTGGCCGGCCACTCCGCCGGAGGCGTGCTCGGCCGGCTCTACCTGGTGCGCCACCCGGAGGCCGGCATCGATGCCCTGGTGACCATCGCCAGCCCCCACCTGGGCACCGACACGGCGGAGCTGGGCCTGCTGGCCGGGCAGACGCCGCTGGCCTGGCTCGCCCCGTTCGTGGGCGGCGAGACCCTGAACCGCTCCCAGGGGCTCTACTACGACCTCTCCGGCACCCGGCCGGGAGGATTCCTCGACTGGCTCAATCACCAGCCCCACCCCGAGGCGCTCTACGTCTCCATCGTCCGGCGCCAGGACGGCCTGCTGGGCATCGGCGACGTGGTGGTCCCGCCCCGCAGCCAGGACATGAACCAGGTCCCGGCCCTGCACGGGCGCGCCCGCACCTGGACGGTGGACGGCCTGCATACCCTGGAGCGCGCGGACGGCAGGCGGATACTGGAGGCGCTGGCGCTGCTGTGGCGGACCTGA